The following are from one region of the Planctomycetia bacterium genome:
- a CDS encoding NADH-quinone oxidoreductase subunit B family protein, whose protein sequence is MTRPWIEGRFEENVITTTVEQAINWAKQSSIWPMTFGLACCAIEMMAAGAGRFDLDRFGAGAFRATPRQADLMIVAGTVTYKMASRVRRLYNLMPDPKFVIAMGACTVGGGPYFKYGYHVVKGVDLVVPVDVYVPGCPPRPESLLEGLMRIQDKIKGHKVSKSRTGDGAMHWFSSIGQNGDQLPDELPLPHHSGYVAVEERQPVFDHQKITG, encoded by the coding sequence ATGACCCGACCATGGATTGAAGGCCGCTTCGAGGAAAACGTCATTACGACGACCGTCGAGCAGGCGATTAACTGGGCCAAGCAATCAAGCATCTGGCCGATGACGTTCGGCCTGGCGTGTTGTGCCATCGAAATGATGGCCGCCGGAGCGGGCCGCTTCGACTTGGACCGCTTCGGGGCGGGCGCCTTTCGGGCGACGCCGCGTCAAGCGGATTTGATGATCGTGGCCGGCACGGTGACGTACAAAATGGCCAGCCGCGTGCGTCGTTTGTACAACCTGATGCCGGATCCGAAATTCGTGATCGCGATGGGCGCCTGCACCGTCGGCGGCGGACCGTATTTCAAGTATGGCTACCACGTCGTCAAAGGCGTTGACCTGGTGGTGCCGGTGGACGTTTACGTGCCGGGCTGCCCGCCGCGTCCGGAATCGTTGCTCGAAGGCCTGATGCGGATTCAAGACAAAATCAAGGGACACAAGGTCTCGAAATCGCGCACCGGCGACGGCGCGATGCACTGGTTCAGCTCGATCGGGCAAAACGGCGACCAACTGCCGGACGAGTTACCGCTGCCCCATCATTCCGGTTACGTGGCTGTCGAAGAACGGCAGCCGGTGTTCGATCATCAGAAAATCACGGGATAG